A stretch of DNA from Gimesia chilikensis:
GCGAAGATGCTTATCGGCTTTCTGCCTCAGGTTGGGAATCTCCAGCAGGTCACTCATCATGTAATAACCGTCAAACCGCATCAACGGGTTCGCGTTGAAGATCACGGTCGTCACGGTAGAGATAAAGAACAGGTTCAAAGCCAGGTGGTTCAGGAGTCCCGGTTTGGTAAACCACCAGATCCAGACCGCGATGGCGGACATGATGACTTCGATATACATCCCGGCCCCGCCGATGATGATTCGCTGCCATTTATTTCTCAGCATCCAGGAATCGGAGACATCACAATACAGGCAGGGGCTGAAGACGAGGAACATGATCCCCATCCCGTGGCACTCCCCGTTATAATGCTTGCAGGAGAGACCGTGCCCGAATTCGTGGACAACTTTCGCCGCTCCAAGCACGAACCACATGTAAATCAGGTTGGGCCAGCCAAAAAACTGCTGGAATTCCGGGAGTCGACTGCGAAACGCTTCGAACTGCACGCCGATCAGAATCCATGAAGACAGGATCAGCAGAGCGAACATGGTGGTCGCCCAGGGTTTCCACATCCATTTCACATAGGGATACATTTTCTGGAGCGTTGTTTCCGGGTCCCAGCCGGGCAGCCTGAGATAGAGCAGGTTTTTCACGGTGGAGAAGAATTTCTTCTTCGTCTCTTCGCGATACTGCTTGATCAGGGTGACTCCCTGTCCCGGACGTCCGCTGGTCAGCAGCCCTTTACGATACAGGTCCGAAATCAACTGCTGAATTTCAGAGATGGAAAGTAGCAGAGTGGGATACTGTCGGTGAACTTCATCACGGATTTCTTCCGGACTGCGTTCTCCATTGAGCAGATTCAGAATGTAGTATTGCTCGGGATGCAGCCGCGTGTATTTCAGGGAGACCGGGTCTTTGATGACCCAGTAACCCAGTCCTTTGTAATGAATCCATTTGCTGATTAAATCATCGCGCACGCTCAGCGGAATCGGTCGTTCCGTTGAGGATGTCATGGATTCGCTAAGAGTACTCATATGTGGTCAGGATTCCTGGCAGATTAAGAAATGTCGCTTCTTCTTCAGTCTACGAGAACAGCTTAGTCCTCAATTGTTTTTGCCGGGCTTCCCTGCGCCACTTTGGGTTCTGATTTATCCGGCAGTATTTTCATTGTGGCCATGTAGCCTGCTTTGAGAATGTTTTCCGGATTTTCGACTTCGGCCCAGACCCGAATTGATTTACCGTGGATGGGTTCGACTTCGACATCGATAAAGGTAATTTTGCCGTTGAAGATTTCGTTCTCAACCGGTAGACGGATACCATGAATGTCCAGCTGGACTTCGACGGGCGTTCCCACATGAAACTTCCAGGTATCCTGGATATTCACATAACCTTCCACTTTGACCCGGTTGGTGCTGACCAGTTCCAGAACTTCATCTCCGTGACGGACGACTTCGCCAGTTGAACGGAATTTTTTGGTGACGATGCCGTCAAAGGGAGCGATGACTTTCATTTCTTCGAGCTGGGCGTCGATTTCATTGAGTTGCAGCTTATTCATATCGAATTCCAACTCTGCCTGTTCGATCTGCAGATCGCTTTTTTCTGCGTTCAGGGTCAGGCGTTTGATATCGAGTACGGAAATCGTGTTGGGAACCCGTCGATTGATATCCTTGTTCATTTCCAGTTCAACGTAGGCGGTGTCGCGGGCCTTCTTGGAATAGCGAATTTCAATATCGTTGGTGGCCTTCTTCTCTGCTGTCCGGCGGGCTGCCTTCAGGGCATCACTTTTTAAGCCTGCGATCACCTGGCCCTTTGTGACTCGCTCCCCTTCGTTGGGTTCGACAAACTCGAGCACGCCGGGACGATCGCTGCCGAGGATGACGCGGTCGATCAGTTTAATCCGGCACTCACCAACAGAGATGGCAGCTTCGGGGTTTGCAGTCGGTTTCTTTTCGGTAGCTTTCTTTTCAGCGGCTTTCTTTTCGGTGGCTTTGTCTTCGGCCAGCAGGGTCGTTCCTGCATATCCGAGACTGCATCCTGCGGTCAGCAGCATTGTGTACAACACGTGTTTCATTTTGAAATTCATATCCTGATCCTAATACTGAATCTTAAGGTTCCCGAAGCAAAAAGCCTGCATTTCAACGCTGGTCGAGACTGGAGAGTCTGACATATATAAATATAGACACTTCAGTGCCTCATATCTAACGCCCGGTTCACACTACTCACAAGCAATTTCTGAAGTGGAACAAACGTTTTTCACGGGCTAGTTCAGAACATAACGACATGTTGAACTCCCGCAGCAGGTCATCACAACCGGAATACTTTACCCAGCTTATCCTGTTTTCGATTTTCGAGACGATTCCCAAGCTCCCTGCCAGACAATGCCTGACCGTAAGTCATGTTCTATTTTCCAATTATGGCCTGTTCTGATTCTACGCATGTTATACTTCAAATATTTGACCGTCTCTTATAACAGGGTATGTTTTTATGGCTCCGGGCTACTGGACCGATTACTCACTTTGTCCGTTTCTTTTCCGCAACATGCGAAAAAAAAGAGATTTACGACAAATTGTCTTTTTGCATTCGCCCTTCCCCCCGAATAAAATCAGGGTATGTAAGATTGTCCACACAGTGAAAATCGCGTGTGGAACCAGCAAAAAACCATAGTTTACGTCAAACATACCGTATAATTTCTGAAAGAGTCTCGTTTCAGAAATGGAAAACGGAAATCCATCGATCGATCAAACAGGTAAGTTAACTCTATGACCAGCACTCAATCGCCCACTCAGACCCGTGAACGTGTCATTCGTATTGCGCGGGAAATCGAAGAGTTTGCTCATTCCAACGTCGCCCCCGAGACATTCTTCCGTGAATTTCTCAGACGCGTGGTAGCTGGACTGGGAGCAACGGCAGGTGCTGCCTGGTTAATCGATGAAAGCGGTCGGTTGACCATCAAAAGTGAAGTCAACCTGGCAGACACCGGTTTCTACGAAGAACCAGAGGCGATTCTGAAGAACCAGCGACTGCTCTCCGATGTCATTTCCACGGCTGAAGCACGCATCTTTACCGCCGATGGTGAGAGCGATGTCCACCTCCCCACCGATAACCTGATCGTGGTGGCGGCACTGACGATTCGCAAAAAACCGGTCGGTGTCATCGAAATCTTCCAGCGGTCGAATGCTCCTAAACAGGCTCACTCAGGTTACCTGCAGTTTGTCGAGCAGATGTCCGGCTATGCCTCGCATTATCTGACAGAGCGCGACAAAGCCAATCAGTCGGATGCATCCCTCGAAGTCTGGGAAGAAGTCGACCAGTTCGTTCAGCAGCTGCACCGCAGCCTGGATTTGTCTGAAGTCGCGGCTACCGTCGTGAATGATGGTCGTCAGCTCCTGAATGCCGACCGTGTCAGTCTGGCGATGCAGTACGGCAGAAAAACAGTCATCGAAGCAATCAACGGACAGGACAAAGTCAACAAGCGGGCCAACACGGTCCGACTGCTCTCCAAGCTCTCCAACAAAGTTCTGGCGATGCGTGAGACCTTCATCTACTCAGGGTCGGTCGATGCCATTCCCCCGCAGATAGAAGAACCCCTGGCCGATTACCTGCAGGAAAGCGGAACCCGCATGATCATGATCGTGCCGCTTTTCGAACCGGAAAAAATTGTCAAAAATGATGACGAAGCCCTGGGACGTACCAGCGATAAACCTCGCAAACTGATTGGCGGTCTGATCGTCGAACAGATCACCGACAGCCAGCCGCGACCTCATCTGGAAAGCCGCGCCGATCTGCTGTCGGGGCACATCGCCAGCGGGATTGCCAATTCCCGCAACTACGAAAGCATTTTCCTGATGCCGCTCTGGCGGATGGTCGGACGCATCTTTGCTTCGCTGCGTGGTAAAACTCTCGTTAAAACCCTGGTCGTGATCGCTCTGCTTGTCGCTGCCGGCGTGACACTGGCGATGGTTCCCTATGATTATCGAGTCAACTGTGACGGTCGACTGATGCCGACCATTCAGCGGGAAGTCTTTACTAACTGGGAAGGCGAAGTCGTCAAGATTCACGTGGAGAGTGGTCAGCAGGTGAAAAAAGGTGACCTGCTGGTGGAAATCCGCAACGAAGACCTGAAAGCCCAGGCCGTAGATGCGGAAAACAAACTCAACGAACTCCGCCTGTCGATGCTGGCAGTGAATGCCCAGCTTCAATCGGACTCCAACAATAAACGCCCGGTGGAAGATATCATCAATCTCCGTGGTAAATTATTTGAAACACGCACGCAGATCGCAGGTACCGAACGGCATCTGGAGATTCTGAACGAGCGACTGGATAAACTGAATGTGCGGGCTCCCATCGATGGCGTCGTCACGACATTCCAGGTTGAACAGCTGCTGATTAACCGTCCGGTGCAGCGGGGTGAACTGCTGATGGAGATCATGGATCCCAACGGTCCCTGGCAGCTGGAACTGGACGTGGAAGAAAAACGGATGGGGCACATCCTCCGAGCTGCTGAGAAAAAGGGCGATATCGAGTTGCCCGTCGAATTCATTCTGGCAACGTCCAACGAACTGACCTACGAAGGGGAAGTCACCGAAATCTCAACACGGGCCAATCACGCCGAAGAGGTAGGATCGATTGTGGAAACCTATGCCACATTCGATGAAGAAGCACTGCCGATGCTGCGAATTGGTGCGGAAGTGAGTGCCAAGATCGACTGCGGTGAACGCAGCCTGTTCTATGTGCTGTTCGGTGATGTGGTGGAAACCGCCCGTCGTTACTTCTGGTTCTAACAGCCGACAGACGATACTGAAAATAAAAAACGCCCCGGGATTAAATTCCAGGGGCGTTTTTTTATCGATTCAAAGACTGCGACTATTCTTTGTCAGCAGGTTTGTCTTCGGTCTTTTTGGGTTCTTCTTTTTTGGCTTCCTCTTTCTTCGGCTCTTTTTCATGTGCATGATCGTGATCATGATCGCCATGCTCATGGTCATGACCATCGTGCTTCAGGTCAACATGAAAATGATTTTCGCCGATATCCAGGTGGAAGTGCCCATTCAGATCGGATTCTTGTTTGATCGATTCCGGAATGGCTTTGCCTTCGGCTACGAAACGGGAGGACTTGCCGTCCTTTTCCCCTTCCAGAGGCTTGGCAGCCAGCGGAATTTCGTGTTCTTTGTCGCCAACTTCCATATCAAAGTCGATGGACTCGGCAGCGATCGGAACAGCAGCTTTGGCATCAGGACCGAGAATGAAGGCGGTCAGCGTGCGTTTATCGCCGTCAAAGACGACTTCCACGTGGTACTGTTCTTCACCCACTTCCAGCAGATGACCGCCGTTGGGGCCATGGGCGTGTTCGTGATCGTGTCCATGGTCATGTTCTGCTTCCGCGGAAGCCTGGGAGTCTTTTTCATCGAATGTACGGGTTTCATCCTGACCGGCACAACCGGTAAACAGGGCGAGTGCCCCGCTGCAACAGACGACAGCCAATAAATTATTAATCCGCATTTTCATTCCTTCCCGAATTATATGAAACAAAGTGTTTTGATAGCGATTTTAATTCGCCCTGTCGATTACATATGCAAATCATATGCAGAATGACCCATAAAGAAAAGCGATCTGCTGAAGTTTCGAACAGAGATCAATGAATCCCCTCTTCTTCCGCCTGCGCCTCATCGATGGCATCATCCTGAATATAAGTTTTTCCTTTATAGCGTTGCGCGACAAATACGAACAGTACCGCGGCCACAAGCATCAGTCCGGAAAAGAACCAGAAGTAGTCGGCGCCTTCCAGACGGGAACTCTTTTCGTCAATCATGATGACCTTATTAACCCCCGCGGTCAGCAGGTTCCCGACGGTAACAGCCAGCCAGAACAGGGACATGATGAACGATTTCATTGATTTGGGTGCCTGCGTATACGAGAACTCCAGGCAGGTGATCGAGACCATGACTTCCGCAGACGTTAATACCAGGTAGGGAAGGGTCTGCCACAAAATGTGCGGCGGGCTCTCAGGGGAATGAGTAATCCACGACTCAAGCACGGCACTGATGGCGAACGAAGCTGACGCCAAGAAGAAGCCGATAGAGATTTTCCGCAAGGGGGTTAAAGGGAAGACCTTTTCGATCAAAGGATAAATCACATAAGTGAAAATTGGTACCAGCAGTAAAATAAACAGCGGGTTGAGTGCCTGCATTTGAGCCGGATTCAAAACATGATCACCGACTTTTAAATTCATTCTTTGCCCCTGAAGTACCCAGGAGGACCCTGTCTGATCGAAGAGTGACCAGAAGACGGGCAGAAAGACATAGAACAATACACAGAGATTGAGCAGTGCCTGCATGCCTTCCTTACTGAAGGTTTCATCACGGAACTTCTCCCAGCCGGAAGCGGGTATGTGAACGAATTCATTGCGTCCCAGCCAGAACAGAATGGTGGCAATCAGCATCAGTACCCCGGGCAGACCAAATGCATAGTGGGGGCCATACTCTTCCAAAATGACCGGAATCAGCAGGGAGGAAATAAACGCTCCCATGTTGATAGACAGGTAAAACCAGCCGAAGACCCGACTGAGCAGATTCTGGTTTTTGCTGCCAAACTGATCGCCGACATGTGCGGAGACACAGGGTTTAATCCCCCCGGCTCCAATAGCAATTAAGGTTAAGCCGAGCAGCAGTCCCGTGCGCGTTTCATCGATGGCCAGGGCAAGATGGCCAAAGCAGTAAACGACCGAGAGGACGAGAATCGTGCGATATTTTCCCCAGAAGATATCAGAAATGAGAGAGCCCAGCAGCGGAAAGAAATAACAGGCGGCCACGAACAGATGGAAATACGTACTCGCCTGCTGGTCGCTCATGTGATCTTCCATGCCTTGTGAATTCAGCATGTACTGCGTCATGAAAACCACGAGAATGCCCCGCATGCCGTAATAACTGAAGCGTTCGGCTGCTTCGTTACCGACGATGTAGGGAATCCCGGTCGGCATTTTGGTGGAAGGGACAGGAGCAGTCTTATATGTTGGCGATGTCATCAGTGGGTCTGGTCCTTCAATGGTGTCTCGACTTCGGTTCAGTTCGATTCTTGCTGCTGCCGATCCGTTTCCACGCGTTCTACCTTTACACCTTCAGGAGAGGGAGTGAACTGGAAAATGGTGTCAGCGTAACGTTCAAACATTACCGGATCGTGGTGACTGATCATGATAATCTGGAAGCCGAGTGCCTGCCCCGCCTCATGAATAATTTTCACTAAACGTGGTACCAGATCGGGACGGAGCCAGCAATCCTGTTCGTCCAGAACGAGTACCCGCCGGTGTTCTGTTTCATCCAGCGTCATGAGCGCAAACATCCGCAGGCCGACCGAGAGGATGTTGGCCACCGAGCCCCCCTGCCCCCGCATAATGTCTTCCGTATTGCCTTCCCGTTCGATCTGAAATTCGACCGTGGCGGCGTTACGTTTCCATTCAGCGACCGCCTTGAGTTTGAGTGGCTGTTCCAGAACTTCCTGGAGGGCGATCGTCAGTTTCTCCTGAATCATCTGCAGTTCCTGCTCGAACAGCTGACCGCTTAAGGTCTCCAAAGCTTCGGTGACCTGCTCGGAGATGCCCAGGTACTGTTCCGTTTCCTGCAAAAGCTGTTTGAGCTGAGCCTGGTCTTTCTCTTTCTGTTCGCGCACCGCGGAGAGCTTCCAACAGCGGCGCTGCAGGCTCATGGGAGACCGCAGTTCCCCGGGCTCGGTCTCGGAATCAGATTGAGAAGTCATGTCGCTCTGCATGGCTCACTTTCCATTCGGCCGATTCAGGAAGCGTCTGCTGACTGATGTGCGGTTTCAATTTTGGAGAGTTCGGTTTCGATCTTCGCGAGACTCTGATGATACTCGGCCCGCTTACGGGCATTCTCATCCTTGATCTGCTGCAGCTTAGCTTTCAGCTCTTCCAGTTGATCGGTGCCATATTCTTCCTGGGCCTGTTGCTTGAGCTCGTTCAGATTCTGCTCGGCATTCACCAGGTCGCGTTCGGATTCAATTTTGCGTTTATTCAGTTTCTGAAACTGTTCCGTCAAAGCTTCGATATCGGGAACTGCTCCCTGCTGGTCATTCGTCATCGCGGGAAACCTCATCTGCTAATTTCTGTATTTCTGCTGCCACGGTTGTTTCAAACTGGGGCAGATTTTTTTCCAGGAAAAGTTTCAGCCCTGCTCCCGTATCCGTTCTCCGAGACTGTAATTCGGCCAGCCCCGAAATAAAAGCGGACGGCACGCCTTCCTCGGTTTCGTCTTCCATTTCCGGATGAAAGACTTCATCAAAGGCGGCGTGGGGAATTTCCACCTGCGAACGTCGCCAGCCGTCTGCGGTCGCTTCGAGTTTCAGGACAGAAGGAATATGCGCCCGAGTCGCATCGCTGCGCGAACGCCGGATGATATTCCCCGGAGTCACCCAGGTCGTCTGCCCTTTCTGCACGTCTTCGAGCCGACGATGAATGTGGCCGTTAACGACATATTCCACGCCTGTAATTTCATAGGGACGCAGGTGCCCCTGTTCTTCGTAGCCGGGAACGAGCAGATCGTGGTGGGTCACCCAGACGATCAGCGGTGAATCGGTTTCGTGCTCAAAGGCGTCTGCCTTGGGAAGTTTGTGTCCCCAGGAAGTGCCTCCCACAATGACCGGGCGACCTGCCATGGTGCCTCGCCAGGGATTTTCGGTTGAGAGCAGACGATAGCGGCCCGCCTGAATCAGAATGCTGAGCGTGTCATGTTCGTTCAACTGGTTTTCGCGGCAGTCATGATTGCCATAGATGCCATACACGGGAGTTTCGAATAAAGTCAGCAGCTCACACAACAGCCAGTTCTGATTGTCGCGGGGAACATGAAACAGGTCACCCAGGATCACGGGAAGTAAGCTTTGTTCCTGCGCCGTCTGCAGACACCACTTGATTTTCTCCAGCACGACGCGGGGATAATCGTCCCTGCGAAAGCCGGGGACCCGCCCCTCCACATGGGGATCACCGATCAGCAGCACACCTTGATATGCTTCAGGCGTCATGTGTGTGCCCCTTCAATCCGGTCTCGGCTGACTGAATGAAGCGATCCGGTTCCAGTTCTCCACCACACGTGGGACAGGTGGGATTCTCTTCCACCCAGTGCAGCAGTTCGACGCGGGCCTGTTCGTATTCGGCTTCGACTTCAGCGTGTCTCTGCTTCCGTTCCAGAAACTGTGTCTCTGCGGCAGTCCACTGCTGACAGAACTGCGCGAGTTTCGCACCATCGACCAGTTCCGGTGGGGAAACGCATTCTGCGAGGATTTCGGCTTCTCTCCGATCCCGCTGCGTGCGGGCTTCCGCGGATGTCAGTCTGGCGATCAGCTTCTCCAGACTTTCCGGATCGGTCAGCTGAGGAGGATCTTCCAGCGGTTCCAGGCAATTCTGTGTCGCCTGCGACTGCTGACAGATGCGATCCTGCAGTTGAAAATCCCTGATCAGAGCAGCGAGCGCCGTTTCATTTTTGAGAGTGGGAGGAACGCTTAATGTCTCCAATGCAGAGACTGTCGTCTGTGAGCGCTGCAGCCCGCTTTGAACCGTCTGCCAGCGTTGAACCAGTGCCGCGAGGGGGCGTTCCGGTTCCTGCTCCAGCGGTCCAGGTAGTACCTGAAGACAGTTCACCCGGCGGGAACAGAGGGCGACACGGGTATCCGCTTTCGTGAGTTCCGAAATCAGCGTTTCCAGCTGCTGAATCCGCTGCGTTTCGGACTGGAGTGCCTGATATTGTGTTTCGAGGGTCTCAAGTTCGGATTCCAGATCGGGAACGGGCTCCAGCAGTTTCAGTGTAGCCTCGTTCTGTTTCTGCTCTGTCTGTTGTCGCTGATAGTCCTGCTGAGCGACTTTGACTTTGCTGCGGTGCCGCTTCTGCATCTCGATCAGCACGGAGGCATCCGAGGAGGAGGCAAAGAAGCGGGCGGCTCGACTGCCCCGATCGCCCAGCAGAAAGATGGGCGATTTCTGCTCGCCGAAATGGACATCGAATTCATCGCTGTCCCCCGACTTGACCTTCGCCAGTCTTAATACTTCCGGGAGGATATCGGGGACATTGTTTCTGAGACGATGGAAATCCTGCCCGTCAATCGTATAACTGACGACTTTCTTTTTGCGTTTCCATTCGATGACATGGCCGTCGTCGGTTTCCACGATCACGCGGCACTCTTTGGCGCCGTGCCTGACCATGTAATCGCCCGAGGTATTTTCCGCCAGCACCTGCAGGGCCGAGACGAACGCCGACTTACCGCAGTTATTGGGCCCCGTCAGCACGGTGAGTCCGGGCGACAGCTCAATCTCGGTAAACGCGTGGCTCATAAAGTTATGTAGTGTAATCCGTTTCAACATGCCTCAAAGTATAATCATTTCGGTTCGCGAATCACAGGATTGTCGCCCCCGGTATTTCAGATCCCCGCCGAAACAGAGGCTTGCGTTCCGCCATTGATTCGAGTCAAATAACTTCAAAGCCCGGTGAGGGATGGACTGCCCGTCTCCTGCCCTGTTCTCCTGATATTTCAGATAGGATTGCCCATGCTCGCGCCGACCCAATATTTCCTGTGCTTCGCTCTCTTTTCCGGAGCTGTCTGCTCCACCTTACTGACGCAAACCGCTTCGGGGGCTGAGCAATATCGGGTCTATGTGGGCACCTATACCCGCGGCAGCGACAGCAAGGGGATCTACCAGTTGCTGCTTGACGGCAAGACTGGCAAGCTGACGCACGTGGATGTCACTGAAAACAGTGTGAATCCCTCGTTTTTGGCGATTTCTTCCGATCAGAAATATCTGTACGCCGTTAATGAAATCAATGATTTCGAAGGCCAGAAAGCAGGTGCTGTCAGCGCGTATTCGATTGCTGCAGACAGTGGCAAGCTGACGTTTCTCAACCAGCATTCTTCCCGGGGTGGCTCTCCCTGTCACCTGGTGGTGGATGCGACTGGCAAGTTCGTGCTCGTGGCCAACTATTCCGGCGGCAATATCTGCACGCTGCCGATTCAGAAAGATGGTTCCCTCGGGCCCAGTTCTGCTTTTGTGCAACACACCGGTTCCAGTGTGAATCCGGCCCGTCAGAAAGCACCGCACGCGCATTCGATTAATCTGGATCCCAAGAACCGTCATGCGGTTGTCGCCGATCTGGGCATTGACGAACTGCGCGTCTATGATTTTTCTGCAGCCGACGGCAGCCTGACTCCGAACGCGGTACCGGGAATCAAAATGGCTCCGGGGGCCGGCCCGCGGCACTTTACCTTTCATCCGAGCGGAAAATGGGGTTATGTGATTAACGAGCTGAACCTGACCGTGACCGCCATGGACTACAATCAAAAGACGGGGGTCTTTGAGATTCTGCAGAACATCTCCACCGTTCCTGAAGGAACGAAGCGGAAAGGGAATTCGACGGCTCAGGTTCTGGTACACCCCTCCGGGAAATTCCTGTATGGTTCTAACCGGGGGCCGAACACGATCGCCATGTATGGAATTGATCAGAAAACGGGCGAACTGACGTCCCTGGGTTATCAGCCGACCGGCGGTGCGATTCCGCGGAATTTCAACATTGATCCCAGTGGGAAATTCCTGCTGGCCGCGAACCAGGATTCGAATAATGTCGTCGTATTCAAGATCAATCAGAAAACGGGGGTACTGGAACCGACGGGACATGAAATCGACGTTCCCAAGCCGGTCTGTATTCAGTTTCTACCGATCGGCGGTACTCCCTGAGTTGCCTGACGTCTATAATTCAGACACCTTTCCGCGGAGGAAACCCTGCCGCGGTCGCATTGCTTTTGAGAACCTCCAGTCAGAACAAGATCGACACATATGTGGACGAAAATCTGTGGCATTCGTGATGCCGAAACCGCCCGCATGGTGGCGGACCTGGGTGCCTCTGCACTCGGTTTAAATTTTTACGCCCCTTCGCCGCGG
This window harbors:
- a CDS encoding efflux RND transporter periplasmic adaptor subunit, whose amino-acid sequence is MKHVLYTMLLTAGCSLGYAGTTLLAEDKATEKKAAEKKATEKKPTANPEAAISVGECRIKLIDRVILGSDRPGVLEFVEPNEGERVTKGQVIAGLKSDALKAARRTAEKKATNDIEIRYSKKARDTAYVELEMNKDINRRVPNTISVLDIKRLTLNAEKSDLQIEQAELEFDMNKLQLNEIDAQLEEMKVIAPFDGIVTKKFRSTGEVVRHGDEVLELVSTNRVKVEGYVNIQDTWKFHVGTPVEVQLDIHGIRLPVENEIFNGKITFIDVEVEPIHGKSIRVWAEVENPENILKAGYMATMKILPDKSEPKVAQGSPAKTIED
- a CDS encoding efflux RND transporter periplasmic adaptor subunit, which gives rise to MTSTQSPTQTRERVIRIAREIEEFAHSNVAPETFFREFLRRVVAGLGATAGAAWLIDESGRLTIKSEVNLADTGFYEEPEAILKNQRLLSDVISTAEARIFTADGESDVHLPTDNLIVVAALTIRKKPVGVIEIFQRSNAPKQAHSGYLQFVEQMSGYASHYLTERDKANQSDASLEVWEEVDQFVQQLHRSLDLSEVAATVVNDGRQLLNADRVSLAMQYGRKTVIEAINGQDKVNKRANTVRLLSKLSNKVLAMRETFIYSGSVDAIPPQIEEPLADYLQESGTRMIMIVPLFEPEKIVKNDDEALGRTSDKPRKLIGGLIVEQITDSQPRPHLESRADLLSGHIASGIANSRNYESIFLMPLWRMVGRIFASLRGKTLVKTLVVIALLVAAGVTLAMVPYDYRVNCDGRLMPTIQREVFTNWEGEVVKIHVESGQQVKKGDLLVEIRNEDLKAQAVDAENKLNELRLSMLAVNAQLQSDSNNKRPVEDIINLRGKLFETRTQIAGTERHLEILNERLDKLNVRAPIDGVVTTFQVEQLLINRPVQRGELLMEIMDPNGPWQLELDVEEKRMGHILRAAEKKGDIELPVEFILATSNELTYEGEVTEISTRANHAEEVGSIVETYATFDEEALPMLRIGAEVSAKIDCGERSLFYVLFGDVVETARRYFWF
- a CDS encoding POT family MFS transporter, translating into MTSPTYKTAPVPSTKMPTGIPYIVGNEAAERFSYYGMRGILVVFMTQYMLNSQGMEDHMSDQQASTYFHLFVAACYFFPLLGSLISDIFWGKYRTILVLSVVYCFGHLALAIDETRTGLLLGLTLIAIGAGGIKPCVSAHVGDQFGSKNQNLLSRVFGWFYLSINMGAFISSLLIPVILEEYGPHYAFGLPGVLMLIATILFWLGRNEFVHIPASGWEKFRDETFSKEGMQALLNLCVLFYVFLPVFWSLFDQTGSSWVLQGQRMNLKVGDHVLNPAQMQALNPLFILLLVPIFTYVIYPLIEKVFPLTPLRKISIGFFLASASFAISAVLESWITHSPESPPHILWQTLPYLVLTSAEVMVSITCLEFSYTQAPKSMKSFIMSLFWLAVTVGNLLTAGVNKVIMIDEKSSRLEGADYFWFFSGLMLVAAVLFVFVAQRYKGKTYIQDDAIDEAQAEEEGIH
- a CDS encoding DNA repair protein, encoding MTSQSDSETEPGELRSPMSLQRRCWKLSAVREQKEKDQAQLKQLLQETEQYLGISEQVTEALETLSGQLFEQELQMIQEKLTIALQEVLEQPLKLKAVAEWKRNAATVEFQIEREGNTEDIMRGQGGSVANILSVGLRMFALMTLDETEHRRVLVLDEQDCWLRPDLVPRLVKIIHEAGQALGFQIIMISHHDPVMFERYADTIFQFTPSPEGVKVERVETDRQQQESN
- a CDS encoding metallophosphoesterase, whose translation is MTPEAYQGVLLIGDPHVEGRVPGFRRDDYPRVVLEKIKWCLQTAQEQSLLPVILGDLFHVPRDNQNWLLCELLTLFETPVYGIYGNHDCRENQLNEHDTLSILIQAGRYRLLSTENPWRGTMAGRPVIVGGTSWGHKLPKADAFEHETDSPLIVWVTHHDLLVPGYEEQGHLRPYEITGVEYVVNGHIHRRLEDVQKGQTTWVTPGNIIRRSRSDATRAHIPSVLKLEATADGWRRSQVEIPHAAFDEVFHPEMEDETEEGVPSAFISGLAELQSRRTDTGAGLKLFLEKNLPQFETTVAAEIQKLADEVSRDDE
- a CDS encoding ATP-binding protein — its product is MLKRITLHNFMSHAFTEIELSPGLTVLTGPNNCGKSAFVSALQVLAENTSGDYMVRHGAKECRVIVETDDGHVIEWKRKKKVVSYTIDGQDFHRLRNNVPDILPEVLRLAKVKSGDSDEFDVHFGEQKSPIFLLGDRGSRAARFFASSSDASVLIEMQKRHRSKVKVAQQDYQRQQTEQKQNEATLKLLEPVPDLESELETLETQYQALQSETQRIQQLETLISELTKADTRVALCSRRVNCLQVLPGPLEQEPERPLAALVQRWQTVQSGLQRSQTTVSALETLSVPPTLKNETALAALIRDFQLQDRICQQSQATQNCLEPLEDPPQLTDPESLEKLIARLTSAEARTQRDRREAEILAECVSPPELVDGAKLAQFCQQWTAAETQFLERKQRHAEVEAEYEQARVELLHWVEENPTCPTCGGELEPDRFIQSAETGLKGHTHDA
- a CDS encoding lactonase family protein translates to MLAPTQYFLCFALFSGAVCSTLLTQTASGAEQYRVYVGTYTRGSDSKGIYQLLLDGKTGKLTHVDVTENSVNPSFLAISSDQKYLYAVNEINDFEGQKAGAVSAYSIAADSGKLTFLNQHSSRGGSPCHLVVDATGKFVLVANYSGGNICTLPIQKDGSLGPSSAFVQHTGSSVNPARQKAPHAHSINLDPKNRHAVVADLGIDELRVYDFSAADGSLTPNAVPGIKMAPGAGPRHFTFHPSGKWGYVINELNLTVTAMDYNQKTGVFEILQNISTVPEGTKRKGNSTAQVLVHPSGKFLYGSNRGPNTIAMYGIDQKTGELTSLGYQPTGGAIPRNFNIDPSGKFLLAANQDSNNVVVFKINQKTGVLEPTGHEIDVPKPVCIQFLPIGGTP